Below is a window of Brachyspira hampsonii DNA.
TTCATTTTTTTCTCTTTTAATAAATCTTTTATTTGGCTGATATTATACATATTGAATCCTTAGTTTTTATAATGATATTATGATATACAATTATATTAATTTTGTCAAAGAAAAATATAAAAAATAAAAAACAAAAATAATTTACAATACTATTATAAGTTTACTAAATATTTACTTTTTATGTAAAAAAATAATATTTTTTATATTTTTTAGTAAAAAATATTTACAAATATATAGACTTTTTTAAAAAAATATCATATAATATTATTATAATAATTTAGTTATTTATGGGGGTCATTTATGAAATTTATGCAAACTTTAAAGTTTAAAATGCCTTTTACTATCATATCATCTGTAGCTGTAATGCTTTTAATTCTTATGATAGTAATAATATCCGCTTCGGCAATATTTATGGAAAGAACAGCTATAAGCGGATTTATGGAAACTGCTGACGGATATAGAGATTTAGTTTCTATATGGATTGAAGATCAGGCTGATTTGACTTCTGTTATATCAAAAGAATCTGAGTTTTTAGATTATTTTCAAAATCCAAATCAGGATACTTTATCTATAGCAAACAGTGAATTCAATGAACTTTTAAAAGAATTGGAATCTCATTTTTCAGCTTTTGCTTTAATAGATTTGAATGGAAAGGTTGTTTTAGATACGGCTTCTAATGAACATTTAAATACTGTAAGTCAAAAAACTATATGGAAAGAGCTTCAAGATAATAATTATAAATATTCTATTGAAGATGAGATTTATTTGTCATCAGTAACAGGAAATTATGTTATAGGCGTATTAGTTGGAGTATTAGACGCTAGTGCAAGACCGGCAGGAGTTTTATATGCTGAATTGAGATGGGATGAATTTGTAGAGAAACATTTTTCAGAGATTACTATAGGAAATACAGGAAATATATATATAGTTAATGAAGATGGAAGAAGAGTAGCTCATAAAGAATTAGATAAAGTTAATACTATATCAGTAGGATCTAAAAATGCATTATCTGCTTCAGCTTCGCAAAGAAAAGGTGCTTTACATTATGAAGATGAAGGTAAAAAGATAATGGCTTTTTCTAGACTAGATAATATGGATTGGATATTATGTGTTACTATGCTTGACAGTGAATTTTTTGCTAATAAAAATACATTAATAAAAATAACAATTCTTTTAAGTATCTTATTGTTAGTAATAACATCTATAATAGTTATTAGCTATGTTAATAATAATATATCAGCAGTTTTATCAAGAATAGCAAATGATTTAAATAGACTTGGAAATGGAGATTTAACTGTATCAGCACCAAGTAAATTCCTAACTAATAAATATAAAAATCATGAGTTTGGTATAATAGCAAATGGCTTTAATAACACTATAGAAAAATTGAAAAATATAGTTACAAATATAATAGATTCTTCTAATAATATAGAATTAACTTCAAAAGAATTAGAAAGCGGAAATAATGATTTAGCTTTAAGAACTCAATCTCAGTCTTCATCATTAGAAGAGACTGCAAGTTCTATGGAGCAGATGTCTTCAAATATAAAAAATTCCGCTGAGAAATCAGTTATAGGAAATAATATGATGAATGATTCTAAAAGATCTGTAGAAGAAGCAGGACTTATAATAGACAGCACTACAAAAAGTATGGAAATGGTTTTTGAAGCAAGCAGAAAAATAACTAATATAACAAAATTAATAGAAGATATTGCTTTTCAAACTAATATATTGGCACTTAATGCATCAGTAGAAGCAGCTCGTGCCGGAGAGCAGGGCAGAGGTTTCTCTGTTGTAGCTTCTGAGGTTAGAACATTAGCTCAAAATACACAAACTTCTGTTAAAGATATTACTTCTTTGATAGCAGATTCTGATGAGAAGATAAAAATAGCCACAGAAGCAGCTAGAAAATCTCAAGAGATATTTACCGATATAAAAGATAAAATTGAAAATACAGCAAGTATAATGAAAGATATTTCTACAACAGCAGTAGAACAGCAATCTGGTGTAGAACAGGTTAATCAGGCGGTATTAAGAATGGATGCAAGCACACAGGAAAATGCTAGTTTGGTAGAGCAGTCAAAAGAAGCTAGTATAACTTTAAGCAGCGAAGCACATAAATTGATAGATGCTGTAAGTTATTTCAAATTGTAAAACTCCATAATATTAAAATTATATTCTGAATGGGCTTGAGTAATCAGGCTCATTTTTTATTTAACAAATACTTTTAATTAAATTAATTAATTGTCATTATAGTCCTTGTATCCTTTTTCTTCTAATAATTTCTTTGTTCTTTTATCCCAATTTTTATCATCGCTTATAACGGATACATATTTCAATCTAGGAGCTGTTTCCTTTGAAAGCATATCTATATTAAAGCATTTTATATTTTCCAATATTAGAGTCCTTATTCTAGTATGATTTAATATAGAGTCCATATTTTCAAGACTTCTTAGATTAGTTAAAATAACTTTTGTTAAATTTTCTAAATTACTTAAATTAGGAATTTCTTTTAATGTAGGTATATTATTTAATTCCAATGTTTTCAGTGTTTTCATTTCAGATATAAAATTAAAGGATCTTATATTTTTTCCTTTTTCAATATAAAGTTCTTCTAATTCAGGAAGTTTTTTAGGCATTTCTTCTTCATGAGAAACTCCTGTAAGAATGGCTATTTTTTTTAAATTAGGATTTTTATCAAAAGATTCCATTCTGAATATACCGGCACCTATTTCTCTTATAGTGCTTCTCATAGATAAATAAACATCTTGTTTTAAAGTGAGTCCGTTTTCTATGTACATACTTTCCAAATTTGCTATATTATCAAGCGGCTTTAATTCCATATCTTTAGGTAAATCACCATATAGATGCAGGCTTCTTAAATTGATAAGTTTAGAAAATATTGATATATTTTTCAATGGATATTTAAGCGATGCATGATATATAAGATTTCTCATTTCAGGCAAAGCTGTAAGCAGATCATTACCGCTTATATTATTTTTATTACTTTCATTTTTTTCTGATGATATATTGACAAAGAAATCTTCTCTAGTTTTTAAAAGTTCATTAAGTGTATTAATATTTTCTTTTTTTATTCCTATATCATCTATAAAAAGAATATATCTTTCCTTTGAAAGTCCTAAATCAAAAAGACTTTGATTATCTAATTCCGATATTTTTATTTTTTCCATCATAATTATTTACCATATTTCACAAATATATATTATTATAAAACAGGAGCTATAATTCTGCAAGCCGAATTTCTGAGTCTTATAAGCATAGGCTGTTTAGAATATTCCTCTATAGTTACTTTATGAGAATCAAGCATATCTTTTTTAAATATATCCTCGAATTTTTTAGCAATATCAATATCATATATAACAGCATTCATTTCATAATGTAAATAAAAACTTCTTATATCCATATTGCAAGTTCCGCATGATATTATTCTTCCGTCCATAACACAGAATTTACTATGCAGAAAACCTTTTTCATATAAATAAATGTTTACTCCAGCATTGAGTAAAGTTTCAAAATATGTCTGAGCCACCCACCAAGGAATTAATTTATCCGGATTTCCTGTTATCATAAGGTTTACATCTACTTCAGATAACGCCGCATTTTCTAAAGTTCTTAAAAAGCCGTCATCAGGCACAAAATACGGACTTTCTATATAAATACTTTCTTTAGCTTCTTCTATCATTTTAGAATATACTTTCTGTATGCTGTCCCAGTTGGAGTCTGCCCCTGAAGTTATTATTTGAACCGGAAGAAATTTATCAGTAAAGGATTGAGGAAATAGATCTTTTCTTATAATTGAAACTTTTTCTTCGTTTAAGTTTTTATCAGCATATTTTATTTTTTTGAAATGTTTATGCTTATGCTCTTCTATATTAAATATTTCTAAATCTCTTCCTCCGGCATTATACCAATCGCATACAAAAACATTCTGTATAAGATTGCAGGAATCTCCTACTATTCTCATATGCACATCTTTCCAAGAATTAAAATGCTTTCCTCCGTCTATATATTCCTGTCCAAGATTCATTCCGCCCATATAAGCTACTACGCCATCAACTACAACGATTTTTCTGTGATTTCTATAATTTACAAATCTAGTCCACAATATAGAAAAAGGATCATGATAATATAAAAATTTTATACCATTTGCTTTTAACTCTCTTCGATATTTTCTGCTTATTCTTTTTAATGATCCTACACCGTCAAATATAAGCCTAATCTCAACTCCTTGTTTTGCTTTTTTTATTAGAACATCTTTTATTCTATTTCCAAGTTCATCGCTTCTCCATATAAAATATTCCATGTGTATAGTTTTTTCTGCCAATTTTAAATCCTGAATTATGGCATCAAAAAGTTTATCGCCTTCATCAAATACATAAACTTCATTTTGAACTGTTATAGGAGAGTATCCGCTTTTTATTGCAAGCTTAACTAAATTTATATTATTGCTGTAATTACCCTGCATATTATCAAGTATTTTTATTTGTTCTTTCAGAAGCGAAGAAAAATAATTTTTTATCATATCTTCAGGAAGTTTAGCAGAAATTTTCTTTTTTGATTTTTTCCAGTCCATACCAAGAAATATATAGAATATTACTCCAATATAAGGCAGAAATACTAAAACTGTTAGCCAAGCTATAAATGAGTATGGAGGTCTGTTTTCAAGAAGCATTTTTATGGCTATAGAGACCACATACAAGAAAAATATAATAGTTAATGTATAAAATACCATATTTACCAATACTATTTTTAGTTTATTACTCTTAATAATAAAATAGAAAATAATAAAAGTCAATTAATTAATATTAACATAATAATAAATTTTATTAAAGTACTTGACAAAAATCATTAGTAAGTTAAAATAAAAACACTTCCGAAAATATTTGTAATGAAGGGCGTTGGTTTTTGGCAGCAAAAACTGACACTCTTTTTTTATTTAATAGGAAAATAATAAAAAAGTATTTATATGAATAAAAAAACTAAACCTCAGAAACAAAAAGAATACGGCAGAGAACCTAAAAAAAAGAAATTAAAAAAAGAGAAAGTTACTAAAAAAATAGACAATAATATAATAGATGAAGTTGTATTGCTTAATGGTATAAAAGATGTTTTAGAGGAAAATAATATATATCTTCTTGATTTGAAGGTAAGGGCTATTTCTGATAATAAAAAAGTATATGCTGTTATTTTTAAGAAGAAAGAAAGTGTATCTCATACTCATTGTATAGAAACTACAAGAAAGATTCAGAATTGCATAAAAGCTAATGGTTATGACGAGGGAGATTATACTATAACCGTTTCTTCTGCAGGTTTCAGGTGGAAGTTTAATGACAGATATGAATTATTTGAAGATATGCCTATAAAAATAAAATACAGAAGCGGCGATGAATTTATTACTGCTTATGCAATGCTGAAAAAGTCTGAAGATGACTGCATTATAGTAACTGTAACTGATGAAGACAATGTTATTAATGAAAAAAATATAAAAATATTAAAAAAAGATATCATAAAAGCAAGATTAAATTGTTAATATTGATATACTATAAACATGTTTAATAATAAAAATAAAAAAATGGAGAGTCAAAATGTTTGAAAATGTTGGAACTTATTTACAGCAGCTTTCTGATGAAAAAGATATTAGTGTGGAGCTTTTGAAAGAGGTTATAGCATCTACTATGGAATTAGCTTTGAAGAAAAAATATGGCGATGATATAAAATTTCATATTCATTTTGACAATAAAAATAATCCTACTGTATATAAAGGAGCCAGTGTTGTAGAAGAAGTTAGGAATAAAAATAAGGAAATATCCTTGGAAGAGGCTAAGAAATTAGATCAGGATATCAATTTGGGTGATGAAGTATTAATACTTGTTGATCAGGTTGAAGCGTTCGGAAGAATAGAAAGTACAGTAGCTAGAACGGCATTTTTCCAAAAAATTTCTGAATTAGAAAAAAATATTATATACAATGAATTCAAAAGAAGAGAAAATCAGCTCGTAAACGGATATTTTCAGAGAGAACATAGAGGAACTATTTATATAAATTTAGGAAAAACAGAAGGCGAATTGCAGAAAAAAGATCAGTCTCCTAGAGAACATTATACATCAGGCGATAGAATAAGAGCCTATATATATAAAGTACAGGGCGGTAAAGATGAAAAAGGTAAGGAAATACCTACTAAAATACTTCTTACTAGAACAAAACCTGATTTTATCAAAAAATTATTTGAACTTGAAATACCTGAAATAGCAGACGGTACTATAGAAATTAAAAATGTAGTAAGGCAGCCGGGCTTAAAAATAAAAGTGGCTGTTTCTTCAAATAAACCTGAAGTAGATCCTATAGGAGCTTGTATAGGTCAGAAAGGTATTCGCATACAATCTATTATTAAGGAAATAGAAGGTGAAAAGATAGATGTTGTAAAATGGTCTAAGGATATAAGAGAATATATTGCTGAGGCTATAACTCCTGCTAAGCCAATAAGAATTATTATTACGGATCCTGAAAAAAAGGAAGCTATGATTATTATACCAGATGATCAGCTTTCTTTAGCTTTAGGAAAAAGCGGTTATAATGTAAAATTAGCTTCTCAGCTTACAGGATATTATTTTGATATAAAAACTGAAACAGACATAAAAGAAAATCCGGAATTATTAAAAGATATAGTTCCTTTGAATCAAATATTCTCAGATAATGCAGAAGAAACTGAAGCTGCTGATGAAGAATTAGAAAACACTGAAGTATTTGAAAGTAATTTATATTCATTGCAGGGTATTGATGAGGCAATTATAAAAACGCTTATAGATAATAATATCAATTCTATAGAAGAATTATATAATATGTCAGTTGAGGACATTATAGAAAAAACTAATCTTGAAAAAGAAATTGTTGATAATTTAATGCTTGTAATGAAAGATGTTGTTGAGGTTGTAGAGGCTTCAGATGATGAATATGAAACTACTTCTGAAGAGGTTGTTGAGGAAATTGAAGTTTATGAATGTCCTAATTGTGGATCAAGTATTACAGAAGATATGACTAAATGTCCTAAATGCGGAATTGAGCTTTCTTTTGAATAATTGAGTTATTTATATGAAATGCAGTGTTTGCTATAGTAATAATTATACTGAAATTGGTATCATAAAAAATATATGGGATAGTGATAAAAAAGTTTATCAGTGTAATGACTGCAAATTATATTATATTGAGCCTCCGACTGAAGATGAAATGAATAATTTATATAAAAATGAATATCATAAATATTGGCTCTATCATAATGGGAATAACAAAATAAAAAATAAAATATTTGAATACGCTAAATTTAGAATTCGTTATTCAAGAAGTTTGTCTCAATTTAAATTTGTGAATTATTTATTTGATGATATTAAAGATAAACATAATATAAGGGTATGTGAAATAGGTGCTTTTGATGGACTTTTATTGAAAATATTTAAAGATAATGGTTTTAGTGTTTATGGATATGAACTTAATGATTATGCTAGAAACTATGCTGAAAATAAATATAACATAAAATTAGAATCAGATTTTTTGATTAGTAATGAAAAATATGATATTATAATGCTTTCGCATGTTTTAGAGCATTTTGTCAGTCCTAGAGATATATTAGTCAAAATAAAATCTATGCTTAATGATAATGGATATCTATATATAGAAGTTCCTAATTCTCCGATGCCTGAAGAAGTTGATAATAATATATTAATTGATTGTTTGACTACGGAACATACAGTTAATTTTAATCCATATAATTTAAGAATTTTATTAGAAAGTGTTAAATTTGAAATAATAGATATCAAATACAGCAATTATAATGTTGATAAAGATAATATTAGTTTAAAAGCTGATATATTAAAAGGCAATATACCGAATTTTAAAAATATTATTCCATTTGCTATATTTGGAATAAAGACATTTATTTTTCCGAGTTTATCATTTATTAATTATGATTGTGAAAATACTAAATGGAGTTATGGAGAAAATATTAGACTTATAGCTAAAAATGTTTGTTAATTTTGTATTATAATTACTAAACTACAAAAGCGTAAAATTAATTATTGTAGGCTGCATTACATATAATATATTAATGTTTATTGATTATAATATAGAAATTATTAAAAAATTTAAAAATTCAAAAATTTATATAAAAATTCATTATTATCTTTGACTTTGCTTATATAATTTTCTATATTTAAAGGAAGACTATAAATTTTATAAAGGTTATTATAATGAAAAATAAATTAATGATTAAATTCTTAGCTCCTTTCATAATATTTCTTTTAGTTTTATTTGTAGGTATATATATTTTTTATAAGCCTTTATATAAATCCAGATTTTTAAAGGAAAAGAATCTTCAATCATTAGAGGCAAAGACTAGAGCAGAAGGGTATGTTGAAGAATTAAAAAATACTATTTATGTTATAGATGCATATTTATCATCTAATCCTAATTGGGTGGAGTTTGGTAATTTTATAACTAATGTTCAGAAACTTAATGAAGGGTATTTGAATGTATATTTTGGAAATACTACTCCATATCCTCAAGGCGGGGTTTTTATTAATACATTAGAAGTTTATCCTCTTACTTATGATCAAACTTCAAGAGATTGGTATAAAGATTCTGTTGCAACTAATAATATAATGATAAGCGATCCTTATATAGATTTTGCTGTAAATAAACTTACTATTACATTTGCAAAGGCTGTTTATACTAATGGGGCTTTAAAAGGCGTATGTGCTATAGATTTTGCAAATATAAATACTATATCTGAAAGTATAAAGAAAAATTTTGAAGATGAAATTTATATAGTTTCAGATAATGGTATTTTTATGACGCATGACAATAAAGATTATGTACTAAACGAGACTAATAATTTATTTACATATCCTATATTTGCTGATTTTAAAAATAATTTGTCATCGCATATAGGGGATTTAGATATCATAGATAATGAATGGTATTCTATTAAAAAAACAGATAATGCTCCTTGGATATTAGTATTCAAAGGAAGTGCTGAAGTGTTTTATTCTCAATTTAGATTTCTTATGATAAGTTTGTTTTTATGTATATTATTTCTTATAATTTTGGAATTTCTTTTAGTTGCTAGAATAGTAATACCATTATCAAATAATCTATATCATGCTATTACAATAATGACATTAATGCAGGATGGAAGATTCGACAGTCAATTTGATGATAAGGATTTAAAAAGAAAAGATGTTTCAGGTGTTTTGGCAAATTCTATTAATGATATGCAGCATATAATGCATACTATTGTTTCTGAGTTAAAAGAAAATATATCATTAATTAATAATTCATCAGAAAAAATATCAATGGGCATAGATAATTTATCAGACAGAACATCTTCTCAAGCGGCAGCTGTTGAAGAAATAACTAGTTCTATAGAAAATCTGCTTTCAGCTATTTCTAATACTTCAAAAAACTCTTATAATGCTAAGAATATGAGTTCTAAAGTTACTGAATCCACTCAGAATGGAGTAGCGGCAGTTAATGAAATATCCAATAATATGAATGAAATTTCAGAGTCTAGTAAGGAAATATCAAATATTACAAAATTAATACAATCAATAGCTTTTCAAACTAATATATTAGCACTTAATGCGGCTGTAGAGGCGGCTCGTGCTGGTGAACAGGGAAGAGGATTTGCTGTAGTAGCTTCAGAAATAAGAAGTTTAGCTCAAAATGTTAATGAAGCTGCCGGAAATATTACAAATATTATAGAAAATACTGTATCTAAAATAGCGATTGGAGATGAATCAGTAAAAAAATCTTTGGATATACTTGTGGAAATAGAAAATTCTGCCAAAGAAGTTTCTGATATACTAGTAAATATATATGAATCTACATCCGAGGAAGAAGAGAGTGTAAGACAGATTAATACATCTATGAATGAATTAAATAAAATCACTCAGGAAAATGCTGAATTAGTTAATGACAGTTCATTGCTTGGAAAGGATGTTGTTAATGGAACTAATAATTTATATTCTGAATTAGAATATTTCAAATTAGATAAAAATTTTAAATAAATAAAATAAAAAGAGTATGCTTATAATAAAAAGTATACTCTTTTTTATTAGATTATTTCTTAATTATATTTTTAAACTTTTGATGATTTCGCAAACTTTATCTATTTCAGGCATACTTATATCTCTATGAGTAACGAATCTTATTCTATAATCTCCGAAAGAACTTGCTTTGATTCCTTTTTCTGAAAGTTTTAACAATATTTCTGATGATAGTTTTTTAGTATCGGCTATAACTATATTAGTTTCTACATTTTCTAAATTAAGAGTTCCTATTCCAGACTCAAGTATTGCTTTTGCTATTTTTTTTGCTTTTTGATGATCTTCTTCTAATGACGGTATATTATTTTTTAAAGCATATATTCCAGCAGCAGCCATAAGTCCTATTTGCCTCATTCCTCCTCCTATTAATTTTCTTATTCTAAATGCTTCATCAATAAAATCTTTATTAGAACATATCATAGCCCCCATAGGAGCACCTAAGCCTTTAGATAAACAGAAAGTTATTGAATCAGTATTCGAAGCTATTTCTTTGACAGATACTTTACTTGCTATAGAGGCATTGAAAACTCTTGCTCCATCCATATGAAGATGAATATTTTTTGATTTAGTGAAATTATATAATTCTTTTAATATTTCTATAGGGTAAACAGAACCGCCATGTCTGTTATGAGTATTTTCTACTTCTACTATATTAACAGATGACATATAATAAGGCTGTTCTTTTAAATAATCTTTAATAATATCTTTAGTTAGTATTCCTCTTTCAGCTTTTACAGCAAGAGGCATAATACCAGCCAAAGATGAAACTCCTCCAAGTTCATAATGTATTATATGAGAGTTTTCTTCTAAAAGTACCTGTCTAGTTTTTCTTCCTAATATCATCATAGGTATTAAATTACCCATAGTGCCGCTTGAAACGAATATTGCTTTTTCTTTTCCTGTTATATCACAAGCAATTTCTTGAAGTTTATTTACTGTAGGGTCTTCCATATATACATCATCGCCGCATTCTGCATTGTATATTGCTTTACGCATTTCTTCACTTGGTTTTGTAATAGTATCGCTTCTTAAATCATAAATTTCCATTTTAATTGCTCCGTATATTAAAAAAATTTTGATGCAATAATTCTAATTCTTTTTTTGTAAATTACAACTATTAAAAAATAATTGAAATAATTTATAATTCTATCTATAATAATCTGACATTTTATATTAAGGATAATAATCTATGATAAAGAGATATACTAGAAAAGAGATGGGCGAACTTTGGAGCTTACAAAATGAGTTTCAGGTTATGCTTGATGTTGAAATTGCAGCATGTGAGGCTATGGCAGAAATTGGAGAGATTCCTCATGAGGCAGTAAAAAATATTAAAGAAAAAGCTACCTTTACAGTAGAGAGAATTGCTGAAATAGAAAAAGAAACTAATCATGATATAATTTCATTTGTAACTGCTGTTCAGGAAAATGTAGGAGAAGGCGGACAGTATATACATAAAGGCTTAACTTCAAGCGATGTTAAAGATACTGCATTGGCTGTAATGATGAAAAGATCTGCTGAGATAA
It encodes the following:
- a CDS encoding methyl-accepting chemotaxis protein; translated protein: MKFMQTLKFKMPFTIISSVAVMLLILMIVIISASAIFMERTAISGFMETADGYRDLVSIWIEDQADLTSVISKESEFLDYFQNPNQDTLSIANSEFNELLKELESHFSAFALIDLNGKVVLDTASNEHLNTVSQKTIWKELQDNNYKYSIEDEIYLSSVTGNYVIGVLVGVLDASARPAGVLYAELRWDEFVEKHFSEITIGNTGNIYIVNEDGRRVAHKELDKVNTISVGSKNALSASASQRKGALHYEDEGKKIMAFSRLDNMDWILCVTMLDSEFFANKNTLIKITILLSILLLVITSIIVISYVNNNISAVLSRIANDLNRLGNGDLTVSAPSKFLTNKYKNHEFGIIANGFNNTIEKLKNIVTNIIDSSNNIELTSKELESGNNDLALRTQSQSSSLEETASSMEQMSSNIKNSAEKSVIGNNMMNDSKRSVEEAGLIIDSTTKSMEMVFEASRKITNITKLIEDIAFQTNILALNASVEAARAGEQGRGFSVVASEVRTLAQNTQTSVKDITSLIADSDEKIKIATEAARKSQEIFTDIKDKIENTASIMKDISTTAVEQQSGVEQVNQAVLRMDASTQENASLVEQSKEASITLSSEAHKLIDAVSYFKL
- the cls gene encoding cardiolipin synthase, whose amino-acid sequence is MVFYTLTIIFFLYVVSIAIKMLLENRPPYSFIAWLTVLVFLPYIGVIFYIFLGMDWKKSKKKISAKLPEDMIKNYFSSLLKEQIKILDNMQGNYSNNINLVKLAIKSGYSPITVQNEVYVFDEGDKLFDAIIQDLKLAEKTIHMEYFIWRSDELGNRIKDVLIKKAKQGVEIRLIFDGVGSLKRISRKYRRELKANGIKFLYYHDPFSILWTRFVNYRNHRKIVVVDGVVAYMGGMNLGQEYIDGGKHFNSWKDVHMRIVGDSCNLIQNVFVCDWYNAGGRDLEIFNIEEHKHKHFKKIKYADKNLNEEKVSIIRKDLFPQSFTDKFLPVQIITSGADSNWDSIQKVYSKMIEEAKESIYIESPYFVPDDGFLRTLENAALSEVDVNLMITGNPDKLIPWWVAQTYFETLLNAGVNIYLYEKGFLHSKFCVMDGRIISCGTCNMDIRSFYLHYEMNAVIYDIDIAKKFEDIFKKDMLDSHKVTIEEYSKQPMLIRLRNSACRIIAPVL
- a CDS encoding ribosome assembly cofactor RimP, which gives rise to MNKKTKPQKQKEYGREPKKKKLKKEKVTKKIDNNIIDEVVLLNGIKDVLEENNIYLLDLKVRAISDNKKVYAVIFKKKESVSHTHCIETTRKIQNCIKANGYDEGDYTITVSSAGFRWKFNDRYELFEDMPIKIKYRSGDEFITAYAMLKKSEDDCIIVTVTDEDNVINEKNIKILKKDIIKARLNC
- the nusA gene encoding transcription termination factor NusA; this translates as MFENVGTYLQQLSDEKDISVELLKEVIASTMELALKKKYGDDIKFHIHFDNKNNPTVYKGASVVEEVRNKNKEISLEEAKKLDQDINLGDEVLILVDQVEAFGRIESTVARTAFFQKISELEKNIIYNEFKRRENQLVNGYFQREHRGTIYINLGKTEGELQKKDQSPREHYTSGDRIRAYIYKVQGGKDEKGKEIPTKILLTRTKPDFIKKLFELEIPEIADGTIEIKNVVRQPGLKIKVAVSSNKPEVDPIGACIGQKGIRIQSIIKEIEGEKIDVVKWSKDIREYIAEAITPAKPIRIIITDPEKKEAMIIIPDDQLSLALGKSGYNVKLASQLTGYYFDIKTETDIKENPELLKDIVPLNQIFSDNAEETEAADEELENTEVFESNLYSLQGIDEAIIKTLIDNNINSIEELYNMSVEDIIEKTNLEKEIVDNLMLVMKDVVEVVEASDDEYETTSEEVVEEIEVYECPNCGSSITEDMTKCPKCGIELSFE
- a CDS encoding class I SAM-dependent methyltransferase — its product is MKCSVCYSNNYTEIGIIKNIWDSDKKVYQCNDCKLYYIEPPTEDEMNNLYKNEYHKYWLYHNGNNKIKNKIFEYAKFRIRYSRSLSQFKFVNYLFDDIKDKHNIRVCEIGAFDGLLLKIFKDNGFSVYGYELNDYARNYAENKYNIKLESDFLISNEKYDIIMLSHVLEHFVSPRDILVKIKSMLNDNGYLYIEVPNSPMPEEVDNNILIDCLTTEHTVNFNPYNLRILLESVKFEIIDIKYSNYNVDKDNISLKADILKGNIPNFKNIIPFAIFGIKTFIFPSLSFINYDCENTKWSYGENIRLIAKNVC
- a CDS encoding methyl-accepting chemotaxis protein; translated protein: MKNKLMIKFLAPFIIFLLVLFVGIYIFYKPLYKSRFLKEKNLQSLEAKTRAEGYVEELKNTIYVIDAYLSSNPNWVEFGNFITNVQKLNEGYLNVYFGNTTPYPQGGVFINTLEVYPLTYDQTSRDWYKDSVATNNIMISDPYIDFAVNKLTITFAKAVYTNGALKGVCAIDFANINTISESIKKNFEDEIYIVSDNGIFMTHDNKDYVLNETNNLFTYPIFADFKNNLSSHIGDLDIIDNEWYSIKKTDNAPWILVFKGSAEVFYSQFRFLMISLFLCILFLIILEFLLVARIVIPLSNNLYHAITIMTLMQDGRFDSQFDDKDLKRKDVSGVLANSINDMQHIMHTIVSELKENISLINNSSEKISMGIDNLSDRTSSQAAAVEEITSSIENLLSAISNTSKNSYNAKNMSSKVTESTQNGVAAVNEISNNMNEISESSKEISNITKLIQSIAFQTNILALNAAVEAARAGEQGRGFAVVASEIRSLAQNVNEAAGNITNIIENTVSKIAIGDESVKKSLDILVEIENSAKEVSDILVNIYESTSEEEESVRQINTSMNELNKITQENAELVNDSSLLGKDVVNGTNNLYSELEYFKLDKNFK
- a CDS encoding threonine aldolase family protein — protein: MEIYDLRSDTITKPSEEMRKAIYNAECGDDVYMEDPTVNKLQEIACDITGKEKAIFVSSGTMGNLIPMMILGRKTRQVLLEENSHIIHYELGGVSSLAGIMPLAVKAERGILTKDIIKDYLKEQPYYMSSVNIVEVENTHNRHGGSVYPIEILKELYNFTKSKNIHLHMDGARVFNASIASKVSVKEIASNTDSITFCLSKGLGAPMGAMICSNKDFIDEAFRIRKLIGGGMRQIGLMAAAGIYALKNNIPSLEEDHQKAKKIAKAILESGIGTLNLENVETNIVIADTKKLSSEILLKLSEKGIKASSFGDYRIRFVTHRDISMPEIDKVCEIIKSLKI